A genomic region of Miscanthus floridulus cultivar M001 chromosome 3, ASM1932011v1, whole genome shotgun sequence contains the following coding sequences:
- the LOC136546100 gene encoding pathogen-associated molecular patterns-induced protein A70-like, translated as MMAAEWWWAPLPAWLSSSALWFLLVNAVVAAVAVLSGARPPLPSPRRGSGVTPRASSAVLQRLRSFSIFSFPSACFNTTPFPHPDAATTATASAETQEPATTKPSPRALPLPPSPLSSSGRAPGADDDEPSGMSMDEAYAPALEARRRPDREREEEARRSEVDAKAEEFIRGFKEDLRQQRLNSIFNYTQMLKQRALGGGAGRRPPDQL; from the coding sequence ATGATGGCGGCGGAGTGGTGGTGGGCGCCGCTGCCGGCGTGGCTGAGCTCCAGCGCGTTATGGTTCCTCCTCGTCAACGCGgtcgtcgccgccgtcgccgtcctcTCCGGGGCACGCCCGCCGCTGCCGTCTCCACGACGAGGGTCCGGGGTCACGCCGAGGGCCTCCTCCGCGGTGCTGCAGCGCCTCCGCTCCTTCTCCATCTTCTCCTTCCCCTCCGCCTGCTTCAACACCACGCCGTTCCCGCACCCTGACGCCGCCACCACAGCAACCGCCAGCGCCGAAACACAGGAGCCGGCGACGACCAAGCCGTCCCCCCGCGCGCTCCCACTCCCGCCATCGCCGCTGTCGTCGTCGGGGCGCGCGCCGGGGGCAGACGACGACGAGCCCAGCGGGATGAGCATGGACGAGGCCTACGCGCCGGCGCTGGAGGCGCGCCGGCGGCCGGaccgggagagggaggaggaggccagGAGGTCCGAGGTGGACGCCAAGGCCGAGGAGTTCATCCGCGGCTTCAAGGAGGATCTGCGCCAGCAGCGCCTCAACTCCATCTTCAACTACACCCAGATGCTCAAGCAGCGcgcgctcggcggcggcgccggccgccggccgccagATCAGCTTTGA